The Erigeron canadensis isolate Cc75 chromosome 4, C_canadensis_v1, whole genome shotgun sequence genome window below encodes:
- the LOC122595558 gene encoding sphingosine kinase 2-like isoform X1 codes for MDHQNNNNHNTTTILVSDQVLVINNKKKKSNQTTLTLTTDGTLGWFDECLCVEKQVLGMSTVGRVITINAIVKETIKGGDGFCCSKGRKEEEEEEGSLVRKSFSFEAVSDFSFQNLCRNIQAYIDSLGRPKKLFIFLNPFGGKKSASKIFDNDVKPILEDANIEYTLQETKYQLHAKEVSRSLDLTKYDGILCVSGDGILVEVVNGLLEREDWEVAMKMPLGAIPAGTGNGMIKSLLDSVGEPCTPAHAILAAVRGHKRSLDVATIWQGDAVFFSVLMLAWGLVADIDIESEKYRWMGSARLDFYALKRVIRLRKYNGSIHFVPAPGFEDVGEASNSCVISVESLKARQHGYQGPKDDFQSSNWRKLNGPFISVWLHNVPWGAENTMAAPDAKFEDGYLDLIVIRKCPKLALISLMSKMDNGGHVKSPYVVYIKVKALTLEPGPRMGNSMKEGIIDSDGEVLARGKGTYKSNLKSLMVYDKLQVVVDQGLATLFTPI; via the exons atggatcatcaaaataataataatcataatacaACAACAATACTTGTCTCTGATCAAGTATTAGTCAtcaacaacaagaagaaaaagagtaATCAAACAACACTCACTCTGACAACTGATGGAACACTTGGATGGTTTGATGAATGTTTGTGTGTTGAAAAACAAGTTCTGGGGATGTCAACAGTTGGTCGTGTGATCACAATTAATGCAATTGTGAAAGAGACAATTAAAGGTGGTGATGGGTTTTGTTGTAGTAAAGgcagaaaagaagaagaagaagaagaagggagtTTGGTTAGAAAGAGTTTTTCGTTTGAGGCTGTTTCCGATTTTTCGTTCCAGAATTTGTGTCGAAATATCCAAGCTTACATCGATTCTCTAG GTCGACCCAAGAAGCTGTTTATATTTCTGAATCCATTTGGCGGGAAGAAGTCTGCTTCCAAGATTTTTGACAATGATGTAAAACCAATACTTGAGGATGCTAATATCGAATATACACTGCAAG AAACCAAATATCAACTTCATGCGAAAGAAGTCTCTCGTTCATTGGATCTTACCAAGTATGATGGCATCCTTTGTGTTAGCGGGGATGGCATATTAGTTGAG GTTGTGAATGGTCTCCTTGAAAGAGAAGACTGGGAAGTTGCAATGAAGATGCCTCTCGGGGCCATACCTGCAG GTACTGGAAATGGAATGATTAAATCTCTTCTAGATTCAGTCGGTGAGCCATGCACACCTGCTCATGCTATTCTTGCTGCAGTTCGAG GGCATAAACGCTCTTTGGATGTAGCTACAATCTGGCAAGGGGATGCTGTATTTTTTAGTGTCTTGATGCTTGCATGGG GACTAGTAGCAGACATAGACATTGAATCTGAAAAATATCGGTGGATGGGGAGTGCTAGATTAGACTTCTAT GCTCTTAAACGAGTTATACGACTGCGGAAATATAATGGGAGTATACATTTTGTACCTGCGCCTGGATTTGAAGATGTTGGAGAAGCAAGTAATTCATGTGTTATTTCTGTGGAATCACTCAAGGCTCGGCAACATGGATACCAAGGTCCCAAGGATGATTTTCAGAGTTCAAATTGGAGAAAGCTTAATGGTCCGTTCATTTCTGTTTGGCTTCATAATGTTCCTTGGGGTGCAGAAAACACCATGGCAGCACCCGATGCCAAG TTTGAAGATGGTTATCTAGACTTGATTGTAATTCGAAAATGCCCAAAGCTAGCCTTGATATCCTTGATGTCTAAAATGGACAATGGAGGTCATGTGAAATCACCATACGTTGTGTACATCAAG gTGAAAGCATTGACTTTGGAGCCTGGGCCGCGAATGGGTAATTCAATGAAGGAGGGGATTATAGATTCGGATGGGGAAGTGTTGGCAAGAGGGAAAGGAACGTATAAGTCAAACCTTAAATCCTTGATGGTATATGACAAGCTGCAAGTTGTTGTGGACCAAGGTTTAGCCACTCTCTTCACTCCTATTTGA
- the LOC122595558 gene encoding sphingosine kinase 2-like isoform X2 codes for MKMPLGAIPAGTGNGMIKSLLDSVGEPCTPAHAILAAVRGHKRSLDVATIWQGDAVFFSVLMLAWGLVADIDIESEKYRWMGSARLDFYALKRVIRLRKYNGSIHFVPAPGFEDVGEASNSCVISVESLKARQHGYQGPKDDFQSSNWRKLNGPFISVWLHNVPWGAENTMAAPDAKFEDGYLDLIVIRKCPKLALISLMSKMDNGGHVKSPYVVYIKVKALTLEPGPRMGNSMKEGIIDSDGEVLARGKGTYKSNLKSLMVYDKLQVVVDQGLATLFTPI; via the exons ATGAAGATGCCTCTCGGGGCCATACCTGCAG GTACTGGAAATGGAATGATTAAATCTCTTCTAGATTCAGTCGGTGAGCCATGCACACCTGCTCATGCTATTCTTGCTGCAGTTCGAG GGCATAAACGCTCTTTGGATGTAGCTACAATCTGGCAAGGGGATGCTGTATTTTTTAGTGTCTTGATGCTTGCATGGG GACTAGTAGCAGACATAGACATTGAATCTGAAAAATATCGGTGGATGGGGAGTGCTAGATTAGACTTCTAT GCTCTTAAACGAGTTATACGACTGCGGAAATATAATGGGAGTATACATTTTGTACCTGCGCCTGGATTTGAAGATGTTGGAGAAGCAAGTAATTCATGTGTTATTTCTGTGGAATCACTCAAGGCTCGGCAACATGGATACCAAGGTCCCAAGGATGATTTTCAGAGTTCAAATTGGAGAAAGCTTAATGGTCCGTTCATTTCTGTTTGGCTTCATAATGTTCCTTGGGGTGCAGAAAACACCATGGCAGCACCCGATGCCAAG TTTGAAGATGGTTATCTAGACTTGATTGTAATTCGAAAATGCCCAAAGCTAGCCTTGATATCCTTGATGTCTAAAATGGACAATGGAGGTCATGTGAAATCACCATACGTTGTGTACATCAAG gTGAAAGCATTGACTTTGGAGCCTGGGCCGCGAATGGGTAATTCAATGAAGGAGGGGATTATAGATTCGGATGGGGAAGTGTTGGCAAGAGGGAAAGGAACGTATAAGTCAAACCTTAAATCCTTGATGGTATATGACAAGCTGCAAGTTGTTGTGGACCAAGGTTTAGCCACTCTCTTCACTCCTATTTGA